The Alistipes megaguti sequence TACAAGCGTTGGAGATTGCAGGTCTGAACCCTTATAAAGATCTTTTCCTTTTGATCGACGAATGGCACGTGTTGTTCAATGCCTATTCGTTCCGACATCACGCCATTGCATCTTTACTGGATTATGCGGCTAAATTCGAGCGTGTGACCTACATGACAGCAACACCGATCGAGCGGGAATATATATTGGATGAAATACGGCATCTGCCAACCTGCGAAATAAATTGACCTGACCTGACCCAAGTAAATGTACGGGCTCGGCAAACCAACAAACCAGATCAATACATCATTCAGGAATGCCAAAAGGTTCTGCAAGGCAATCTCCCCTACAATCTGCATATCTTTGTAAACAGCGTTCAATTTATTGCAAGGATAATCAACGCCCTCAAGGCTACTCCTGAAACAGTCAAGGTCGTTTGTTCTACAAGTGGGGAAAGCAGACAAGAGAATCAAAACAAGTTAGGTGAAGACTTCCCAATAAGCCAGCCCTCCGATCTTGTAAAGAAAATCAACTTTTACACCTCGACCTGTTTTGAAGGGTGTGATATATACGACGAGAATGGTGTGACATTTATCGTCAGCGATGGACGAAAAGCACACACTCAATTGGACATTTCGACTCTGTTCACGCAGATATGTGGTCGCGTGCGAAACTCCCGTTACAAAACTCAAATCATCCTTGTCTACTCTTCGACCAAATACAGTTCGGCTGTCACACTCGATGATTTTGTCAAAGCTACCAAACGGACATTAGACGAGGCCAAAAGTTATGCCGCCGAAATAAATTCATTGAGTGATGCAACACGGATTAAAACGCTCTCAAAGATTCCCTATATCAACGAGCAATATGTGCGAATCGAAGATAACAAACTGGTTGTGGATAAAAATCTGGCCAACATAGACATCGTAAACTTCAAGATATGCCATCAGATTTATGCCACTTATATCACTCTTACCAAGGAACTACGGCAATACGACTACAAGATAGTGGTACAATCTTACGACTACATCCGTGAAAAATTGGAGAAACAACCTTCGGCCCGCATTCCCTTCAAGGATCTGTTCAACGAATACAGCCGTCTAAAGTCACAAACCGAATCGTTTTTCGTTGTGGATAGCCTTGCTCAACAACGGGCTGTCATTGAACGTCGGAATCCGTTGGTCAAACAAGCCTACGAGCAATTGGGAATCGAGAAAGTCAAGGCGCTGAAATACCATGTCGGCAATATTCGCCGCGAACTGGTCAAAGGGCTCAAAAAAGGAAGCGATTATAAGATTGTAAAGATGATAGACATGAAATTTCAGAAACAGGAACCCATTCCCAAAAGCCAAATAAAGGAGGATTTGCAAGCTATTTACGATTCGTTGGGATTAAAGCAGATTGCCAAAGCGACAGACCTTGCCAGATGATACGAAACCAAGGACGCCACAATTCGCAGGAATGGGAAGCAGATCGCCTGCATAACCATCATACGAGACAAGTGAATCACAAAAGAATAGCATGGGACACTGAAAAACTCCGATCGACACAACACGTGGATCGGAGTTTGTTTTTATACACACCATTCAAACAGGCAATCCCATTTTCGATCCCCGCCCCGTTTTATTTGGGAAAGGATCTTTTTGCACCTATCCTCTTATTAAGAATCCACATCTATTTCTGTTCCTGCATTCCCGTTCTGAAAAGCCCATATAAAAGGCAGGCATGATGCTCATTCGATAATCGAAAAGATGCTTTACAGAGTTGAATGCCCTCGGATTCAATTCCCTTTTCGATGGAGTTATGTTTCTATGGTTATTTGGGAATATTCAAATCACAAACAATCATGAGCACAATTCAGGAACAAGCACGACGCTTGGCAGATCTCCATGTCCTTTGGGGCCAAAGTTCGGTGATCGACGAGTTAATCCAAGCGGGACGAATCGACGAAGAGTTCATCTATCCCTTTAATGGGGAAGAGGTGTTGGAATGGTGGTTGGTCACACCGTGGCTGGCCGATCGGTTGCGAGAGCAGGGCGAAACCGTCATCGACGAGTTGGGCAGCCATTGGTGGGGACGAACTTCGAGCGGACAGGCCATTTACATGGATCATGTAATTGAGCAAATCTGCGAGGACAATTAACCCCATGTTACAACGAACAAAGTTTTAAATCCAGACAGTCTGCTCTTGGAGAAAAACTTTGTTTTCAGGAACTTTGCAACAAATCCAAACGGCAACAACACCCAAAAGGGCAAGACGTTTTGCATTTTCCGCCGAATGTGTTACTTTTGCAGTAACATATTGAATACACGGAGAGTGTAGCTTATTCTCGCTAAACGAACGTAGGAAATTCGATTGAGAGAAGAGAATTGGCGAACATCTTGCCGCGTCATATCCATTCATGGATACGGCGTGGTGTTGTTGCTTGTTTATTCTCAAGGTTTCCTACGACCTGTTTAGCTAAATAAGCGTTCAGCACCACGCTTTCTGTTTCTCTAAACTCAAACTTTAACCGTCGTACAGGTGCTGGGACGACAACCAAAACTTCTTACAACTATGAAAAAGTTGTTCTTTATTGCGGCCGCTCTGTTTGCGGCAGTCTCTTTTTCGGCTTGTTCCGATGAGGACAAGAACGACAACCTGCCCGTTACTGTTGCAAATCTCGCAGGAACTTGGCAAATTACCCATAGCGAAGGATGGGTGATTTACAGCGATGGAACTCGGGAAGATTATTCAGAAGATTTTCCTGCTCGTGATGGGTGGTGGACTGTAGAATACAGAGAAGATGGAACAGCCACAGAAACCAGTTATAATGACAGTGGCTCGGCAACAATAGAAGAATCCTTTACATACACAATCTCGGGCACAACCCTAACGGAATCTCGCTCCTATGAGAACAACTGTTATGAGATAAAATCATTATCGAAAAATAATCTGATTCTTTTCCTAAAAGGAGAAGATTTGGAAGGTAAAGATCAAGGCCAAAAATACGAGTACACATATACGTACAAAAGAATCTGATTCTTCGGTTTAGCCAACGAGAGACAGACTTCGTGAAAGGCAAATAAGATCCTTTTGCGAGGTCTGTCTCTTTTTATTTATCAAACAATCAAGCAGTTCACTATCGTTTAACTGCAAGCAACACAGGCCGTCGTGTTACACATAATGTTACACATTACGCCCGAATCTCTCTTTTTTATCATCGTAACAGACTGATTTTCAATCGAAAGCCGAATTAGCTCAGCGGTAGAGCACTTCACTCGTAATGAAGGGGTCCCGAGTTCAAATCTCGGATTCGGCTCTCAAAAAGAGGTTGCACCTTTCGATGCAACCTCTTTTTTGTATCGCTACAGAAGCGCAAGAGCAAAAAACCTGATACCGACATAGCAGACTCGTTGTTAAACACCGGGATCGCTCTCCAACGACTTGCTCAATGTCGATTATCCCTCATCAGACCATGAACAACGTCCCGAATCCGGTCTTCTGGCTATCGTATCTCCCCAACACAACGGGCAAGACGTTTTGTATTTTCCGCCGAATTCGCTACTTTTGCAATAACTCAATGACTGCATGCAGTTTATTATCACCAGACAAATGCAGGAAAATCGATCGAGAGAGAAGAATCGACGAACATATTACCCCGTCTGATTCATTCGTGAATGCAGTGTGGTTGCATTGCTTGTCTATTCTCCAGGTTTCCTTCGGCCTGCTTTGCTAAAAAATAAGCGTTCAGCACCACGCTTTCTGTCTCTTTAAACTCAAACCTTAACCGTCGTACAGGTACTGGGATGACAACCAAAACTGCGTACAACTATGAAAAAGTTGTTCTTTGTTGCGGCCGCTCTGTTTGCGGCAGTCTCTTTTTCGGCTTGTTCCGAGGAAGACGAGTCGAGCGGAAACGTTCCAACCGAAATGCGTTATGTGAAAACGATTACCATGGATCATGACGTTATCAATATTGAATATGACGATCAGCATCGAATCATAAAATTTGGAAATAATGATCTCGTTTATGACGGGAATACCGTCCTCATATCCCAATCCAAACGAATTCAACTGAACAATGCCGGCTATGTGACCGCAACGGAATCTTATGACGGATCCAGTCAGGCATACAGAACTGACGCAACATATGAATATGATGCCGAAGGTCAATTGATCGCAAGCAACTACAACTCCATCGTCGAACTCGGTTATCGCTACCGATGGGAAAACAGGAATCGTTATACCAGCTGGTCTACCGACAGCGAAGACTACGGCTATGTGTACAAAAACACCTACACGACCCTCAAAACGCCGCCCTGCAATCTGGACTTTTCCAACCCTAACAACTGGACAGAGGCATATGGTCTGCCGCTCGGCAAGCAATGCTCCAACCTGATCGAAATAGCCGAAACCTCCTCGAAAAACAGTGACTACATGGAGGGTTATCGATATGCATACGAATTTGACCAGGAGGGTTATATTTCGAAAATCATAGAAACCTGGTACGCTAACGGGAATGAGGATGAGGTAACTACTTATGAAATAAGTTATTATTGACGCACAAACAAGCAAAGACTGGCTTGCCGTAACCTTGTCAGGGTAAAATTTAATCCAATGACAGACTTCGTGAAAGGCAAATAAGATCCTTTTGCGAAGTCTGCCTCTTTTTATCTATCAAACAATCAAGCAATTCACTATTGTTTAACCACAAACAACACAGGCCGCCGTGTTACGCATTACGCCCGGTCCAGCCCCTTCGCAGCAGGCTGATTTACAATTGAATGCCGAATTAGCTCGGCGGTAGAAAACTTCACGGATCCCGAGTTCAAATCTCGGATTCAGCTCTCAAAAAAAAGAGGTCGCATCGGAATGCAACCTCTTTTTTGTGCCGTTATGCAAGCGAAAAAAGGACTCCCGAGCGCAAACGTCATACCTTTTGTGTATCCCGGAGCGTCCCATGAGTTCTGCCAAAATGGATCCACGCCACTCAACACAACCTTGCCGCATCAACACCCCTGCATGATCTCGGTATCGAAAATTCAAGCGACAACCATCAAACCCGATATTTTTTGGGCGAAACCCCAAACATCTTCTGAAACTCCCGGTAATAGTAGGATTTGCTGTTGAAACCGGCCATATACATGATCTCCTGAACCGTATGGCTCGTCGTTTTCAACAGCCGGGCCGTATACTTGAGACGTAGATTACGGATAAATTCACTCGGTGTCTCCCCCGTCAGCGCCTTGATGCGACGGTACAACTGCATTCGGCTTATCGCCAGCGAATCACAGATGAACGTCGGCGACAGATCCTCATTGTCGATATTGGCCTCGACCAAACCCGTAATCGACAACAGAAACTCTTCATCCTGACGGTTCACGACTACCCCGTCCAAAATATCCACCTGCGACAGACTCGAATTGTAGTAATCCTGCAGATCACTCCGGATCCCCAGAATCCGATGAACGACCGACAACAGATATTTCGGCGAAAAAGGCTTGCTCACATAGGCGTCAACTCCATTCTCATTCCCCGAAATAATATCCTCCATCGTATTCTTCGACGAAAGAAAGATGATCGGAATATGCTTCGTCAAAGGATTCGACTTCAACGTCCGAACCAGCGAAAAGCCATCTACCTCCGGCATGATGATGTCCGAAATGACAATCGAGGGACGCTTCATCTTCACGATCTCCAACGCCTGAGAGCCATTCGACGCCACCAATACCCGATAATAGGGCTTCATCGTATCCGACAACAGATCCCGCATGGTCGCCTCGTCATCCACAATCAAAACTATCGGTTTCGAATTGTCGATAAGTTCAGCCTGCGAAAACTGTAAGGCTGCGGACTCTTTCTGCACCGTAGTGGTACCAGTCGGTTCCGCTACCGCACCGGTCGGTTCCGAAACCGAAATATCCGGAGCAGAAGAGGACTCCGAACTCCGCTCCAAAGAATCCGAAGCACCCTCCAATGAATCCTCTCCGGAGGTTTCCGTGAGTTCCAAACGCGGGAAGAACAACTCGAAACTCGTCTGCTCATGCTCGACACTCGTAACCGAAATGTCTCCGCCAAGAGCCGTAACCAGGCTCTTCGTCAACGCCAGCCCGATCCCCGTACGGTTCAACTGACCCTGAGCCGCCCGCGTCTCGATATTCTCCAGAATCTTGAAACGGTCGAAAATCTCGCCGAGCTTCTCCTGCGGAATCCCCGCCCCCGAATTCGTAATGCCGATATTCAACCGATCCTCCACAACTCGCATCGACAACGTGATCCAACCCTCCTCCGGCGTATACTTGAACGCATTGGAGAGCAGATTGAACAGAATCTTCTCCATCGCATTGCGATCCGTCGGCCACATCAACGGATCGGGAACATCCAATGTCAGCGTAATCCGCTTCTGCTCGCCCAGCAATTCGAAATTGTCACATACGTAACCCACCAGTTCCGGCAGGCAAACCGGCTCGATCCGCAACTTGAGGTGATCGGTCTCAACCTTGCGGAACTCCATCAGATCGTTGATCAGGTGAAGCATCCGATCAACACTCATCCGAATGATGTTCAGATACTTCTTCACATAGGCGTCATCACAGTACTCCAGCAGGCGTTCACAGGGCGCGTAGATCAACGACAACGACGTACTGAACTCATGCGTGATGTTCGTGAAAAAACGGAGCTTCGCCTCGTGAACCGTCCGAAGATGGCGGTTCTCAATCCGCTCGAGGACTATCGCCTGATTGAGCCTCAACCGGTTGCGGATGATCTCATAGATGATCCAACCGATGGCGCCACCCAGCAGCACATAAAAGACGATCGCCGTCCAGCTGCCCCACCACGGCCGTCGGACCACAATATCCAGCACATACGGATCCGGATTCCAGACCTTGTCGCCGTTCGTCACTCGAACCTTCAACTGGTAACGGCCCGCCGGCACGTTGGTGAAACTGACCCGGTTGTTGGTTCCGTTGTAGACCCAGTTGCCGGAGAAATTCTCCATCAGATAGCTGTACTCGCACCGTTCGCTGGCAATGTAGTCCAACGCCACCAGATCGAAGGAGAAGAAGCGCTGATTCCAGTCCAGCACCAGTGTCTGACGCCCCTTGCGCATCTGGAGACAATCGTGAAGATTGACCCGATTGCCCGAAATGGCAAATCCGGTGATGTCGATCCGGGGTCGGAAGGTTCGCCGGCTGATCTCGTGCGGCGAAAAGTAGTTCAAGCCCTTGACGCCGCCCATGAAGACATACGACGAATCCGCACTCAAAAGGTAGGCCCCATCCGAAAACTCGTCGCTCTGAAGGCCGTCCGACCGGTAAAAATTGCAGAATTCCCCCGTCGTGACATCCAGCATTGACAACCCCTTGTTGGTCGAAAGCCACAGTTGTTCTCCCGTGGCAACGATCCCGTGAACCGTATTGTTGGGCAGACCGTCACGGCTCGTAGACGACCGGAAACCCCGATCCAGATGGTTCAGCGACAGACAATTCAACCCGTAGCTGGTCCCAATCCACAGATTGTGCGCAGCGTCAACGGTCAGCGACAGGAGGTCGTTATTGCTGATACTGGATGCTTCGTCGGGTTCGTACTGCCACGAATCAAACCGGCGGTCAGAGAGCGAAAACCGGCACAATCCGCCGCCCCGCGTCGCCAACCACAGGTAATCTCCCTCCCGGACGATCGAATAGACGATATTGCTGCTGATCGCCCGCGGATCGGTCTTGTCCATCATATATTTGCCGACACGCTGCAGGCGATACTCTCCGTTCGAATAGGAAACCTGTAACTCGACAAGCCCGTATCCACTCGTTCCCAGCCAAATCCTGCCGCCGGCCGGATCGGCATAAATCGCATAGATCGAAGCAAAGGTCTCGGCCGGATCGACCCCTCGCAGCATCTGCATCCGACCGCTCTTCAGATCATAAATCCCCAAGCCCCTGGCATCGGTACCGACCAGAAGCTCCTCGCCGAAACCCTTCGCCAGCGAGAAAATATGGTTGTTCTCCACGGCAATCGGCTGCATCCGACGGAGTTTGGGCGTATCAAAGTGTTCGATACGGATCAGACCGTCGCCCTTCATCCCCACATAGAGCGTCTTGCCGTCGAGATAGAAACAACGGACTATTCCTCCCGACAGATTCTCGTCGGGAGCCTGCGACATCGGTCCGATCAAATGAAACTGCTTCGCATCGTAGTAGGTCTTCAATACCCCCATGCCGTCTGTCCCGATCCAGACCATCTCCTGCTCCGTGGCGAGGATCGAAAAGACCGGAACCTTCTGAAAAAAGGTATCCGTACAGACAAAACCATCACCCTGTGGCTGATACGTATCGACGCCTCCATGGGAATAGGGTACAACCAGATTGCCGGATTCGGTATAGACCGGCGTCCCGACCATTCCGCGGTCCGTCCCGCTCGGAGACTCCAGCGGAATCTCCCGGACACGGGGCATCGCCCCGTCCCGGGTGAAAAGCTCGAAGAGCCGCCCTTCGTTCGTCGTCACGAAGACCGAACACTCCGTCGCCCGGCGAATATCCCGGGCTGTCGCCCCCTCCAAATCAACCGGTTGAGCCTCGCTGATCGAAATCCGTCCCTCCTTCACGCGGTACGGAGCGCAGAAGAGCCCGTGCGTAGTCAGAATCCACAACTGAGAATCCCGCCCCGCACAGATCCGCCGGATATCGAACGTATTGAGCCGCGGTATGACAATCGGATAGAATTCATCCTCCTCCTCGGAAAAACCCGCCAGACCCCACTCATAGACCGAGCAGACCAGCACCTCCGATGCCGTGGTAATCGAATAGGCATTCTCGATCGAGGGGACCGAGCTCTCATAACCCAGGTAATAGCGCCGGATCCGGTTCCGGTCGAGATCCATCCGGTTGATGCCGTGGTCGGTCGCCACCCACAGAATTCCGTCACGCTGTTCGAGAATGTCCCGGACCCGATTGCTCGAAAGACTGTTCGGATCGCCCGGATCGTTGTTGTAGCAGACCATGTTGGTCCCGTCGTAGCGATTCAGCCCGTCCCAGGTGCCGAACCACATGTAGTTCCGCGAATCCCGGAAAATAACGTTGACCGAACTGTTCGAGAGACCTTCATCGTTTGTTATCCGGTCATATAATATCCTGGCAGCCAGGCTACTCTGTGCAACCAGAGACAACAAAACAACGAAGAGATATTTCATATCCGTTGGACTTTACACAACAAAT is a genomic window containing:
- a CDS encoding two-component regulator propeller domain-containing protein; this translates as MKYLFVVLLSLVAQSSLAARILYDRITNDEGLSNSSVNVIFRDSRNYMWFGTWDGLNRYDGTNMVCYNNDPGDPNSLSSNRVRDILEQRDGILWVATDHGINRMDLDRNRIRRYYLGYESSVPSIENAYSITTASEVLVCSVYEWGLAGFSEEEDEFYPIVIPRLNTFDIRRICAGRDSQLWILTTHGLFCAPYRVKEGRISISEAQPVDLEGATARDIRRATECSVFVTTNEGRLFELFTRDGAMPRVREIPLESPSGTDRGMVGTPVYTESGNLVVPYSHGGVDTYQPQGDGFVCTDTFFQKVPVFSILATEQEMVWIGTDGMGVLKTYYDAKQFHLIGPMSQAPDENLSGGIVRCFYLDGKTLYVGMKGDGLIRIEHFDTPKLRRMQPIAVENNHIFSLAKGFGEELLVGTDARGLGIYDLKSGRMQMLRGVDPAETFASIYAIYADPAGGRIWLGTSGYGLVELQVSYSNGEYRLQRVGKYMMDKTDPRAISSNIVYSIVREGDYLWLATRGGGLCRFSLSDRRFDSWQYEPDEASSISNNDLLSLTVDAAHNLWIGTSYGLNCLSLNHLDRGFRSSTSRDGLPNNTVHGIVATGEQLWLSTNKGLSMLDVTTGEFCNFYRSDGLQSDEFSDGAYLLSADSSYVFMGGVKGLNYFSPHEISRRTFRPRIDITGFAISGNRVNLHDCLQMRKGRQTLVLDWNQRFFSFDLVALDYIASERCEYSYLMENFSGNWVYNGTNNRVSFTNVPAGRYQLKVRVTNGDKVWNPDPYVLDIVVRRPWWGSWTAIVFYVLLGGAIGWIIYEIIRNRLRLNQAIVLERIENRHLRTVHEAKLRFFTNITHEFSTSLSLIYAPCERLLEYCDDAYVKKYLNIIRMSVDRMLHLINDLMEFRKVETDHLKLRIEPVCLPELVGYVCDNFELLGEQKRITLTLDVPDPLMWPTDRNAMEKILFNLLSNAFKYTPEEGWITLSMRVVEDRLNIGITNSGAGIPQEKLGEIFDRFKILENIETRAAQGQLNRTGIGLALTKSLVTALGGDISVTSVEHEQTSFELFFPRLELTETSGEDSLEGASDSLERSSESSSAPDISVSEPTGAVAEPTGTTTVQKESAALQFSQAELIDNSKPIVLIVDDEATMRDLLSDTMKPYYRVLVASNGSQALEIVKMKRPSIVISDIIMPEVDGFSLVRTLKSNPLTKHIPIIFLSSKNTMEDIISGNENGVDAYVSKPFSPKYLLSVVHRILGIRSDLQDYYNSSLSQVDILDGVVVNRQDEEFLLSITGLVEANIDNEDLSPTFICDSLAISRMQLYRRIKALTGETPSEFIRNLRLKYTARLLKTTSHTVQEIMYMAGFNSKSYYYREFQKMFGVSPKKYRV
- a CDS encoding lipocalin family protein, translated to MKKLFFIAAALFAAVSFSACSDEDKNDNLPVTVANLAGTWQITHSEGWVIYSDGTREDYSEDFPARDGWWTVEYREDGTATETSYNDSGSATIEESFTYTISGTTLTESRSYENNCYEIKSLSKNNLILFLKGEDLEGKDQGQKYEYTYTYKRI